A section of the Citrus sinensis cultivar Valencia sweet orange chromosome 8, DVS_A1.0, whole genome shotgun sequence genome encodes:
- the LOC127898628 gene encoding uncharacterized protein LOC127898628, with product MGICNSCESTNVATAKVILHDGRLQEFAYPVRVSQVLEKNPMSFVCNMEDMDFDTFLSGINGDEMLQPGRLYFALPVSWLKSPLRGEKMVSLAVKASLALNKMRGGRGKCCGCVVKKDDFWLDFSTRVLGLSSPKIVVGDGGDGSGGSTLNRKGRGGRGRFTTKLNVIFEEKNDDHE from the coding sequence ATGGGTATTTGTAACTCATGTGAATCAACTAATGTAGCCACGGCAAAGGTGATACTCCACGATGGCAGgcttcaagaatttgcataCCCAGTTAGGGTCTCACAAGTACTAGAGAAAAACCCGATGAGTTTTGTATGCAACATGGAGGATATGGATTTCGATACCTTTCTTTCGGGTATTAATGGCGATGAAATGCTTCAACCGGGCCGACTATACTTTGCCTTGCCGGTGAGTTGGTTGAAGAGTCCTCTTAGAGGTGAGAAGATGGTTTCTTTGGCAGTGAAAGCAAGTTTGGCTTTGAATAAGATGAGAGGTGGCCGGGGAAAGTGTTGTGGTTGTGTGGTGAAAAAAGATGATTTTTGGTTGGATTTTAGTACTAGGGTTTTGGGTTTGAGCAGTCCGAAGATAGTAGTTGGCGATGGTGGCGACGGTAGTGGAGGATCAACGCTAAATCGAAAGGGGCGTGGTGGAAGAGGTAGGTTTACTACAAAGTTAAACGTTatttttgaggaaaaaaatgatgatcatgagtga